The following are from one region of the Deinococcus sp. Leaf326 genome:
- a CDS encoding IS5 family transposase (programmed frameshift) has protein sequence MESPQHDPVELIDQHWDLIAPFFSDPPRRADGKGRPRAPNRPILKAIFWILRTGAPWKDLPCHYPSRSTVHRRFQEWNRSGVFNGALQALYERLAEQGQLNLSECFIDATFASAKKGAWTLGKTKRGKGTKIMAITDASGLPIAVHVASASPHEVTLVHDTLDATFGFDQPTRLIGDRAYDSDALDAELASEGIEMIAPNRRNRSKTQDERPLRRYRRRWRVERLFAWLHNFRRLVVRWERHTENSLGMVHLGMMVLLLRHL, from the exons ATGGAGTCCCCACAGCATGATCCAGTGGAGTTGATTGATCAACACTGGGATCTTATTGCCCCTTTTTTCTCAGACCCGCCACGCCGGGCTGATGGCAAAGGCCGCCCGCGCGCTCCAAATCGCCCGATCCTCAAGGCGATCTTCTGGATCCTCCGAACCGGGGCTCCATGGAAGGACCTCCCTTGTCATTACCCCTCACGCTCGACGGTTCACCGCCGCTTCCAAGAATGGAACCGTTCGGGTGTGTTTAACGGCGCCTTGCAGGCATTGTACGAGCGACTCGCCGAACAAGGGCAGCTCAACCTCAGTGAGTGCTTTATCGATGCGACCTTCGCCAGCGCAAAAAAGGGGGCCTGGACGT TGGGCAAAACCAAGCGCGGCAAGGGCACGAAGATCATGGCCATTACAGACGCCAGCGGTCTCCCCATCGCCGTTCATGTGGCCAGCGCCAGCCCGCATGAGGTCACACTGGTGCACGACACACTGGACGCGACGTTCGGGTTTGACCAACCAACCCGGTTGATCGGCGACCGGGCCTACGACAGCGATGCGCTTGATGCTGAACTCGCCAGCGAAGGCATCGAGATGATTGCGCCGAATCGCCGCAACCGCTCAAAGACGCAGGATGAGCGGCCTTTACGCCGCTACCGTCGCCGGTGGCGCGTGGAACGTTTGTTTGCCTGGCTCCACAACTTCCGTCGCCTCGTGGTGCGCTGGGAAAGGCATACCGAAAATTCCCTCGGCATGGTGCACTTGGGGATGATGGTGCTTCTGTTGCGACACCTGTAG
- a CDS encoding family 1 glycosylhydrolase has translation MIYFMFATGIENSYPTIQGGRVRMDEMEKCRHYDFWKKDFELVQELGIGYLRYGPPIHRTWLGPDRYDWSFADETYAELRRRDLTPITDLCHFGVPDWIGNFQNPDFPEQFARYAREFARRYPWVQLYTPVNEMYVCALFSAKYGWWNEQLTTDAGFVTALKHIVRANVLAMRSILEVRADAIFIQSESSEYFHAENPAAIRPAEIMNEVRFLSLDLNYGHRVSSEMYEYLLDNGMTREEYHFFLDENLKHHCIMGNDYYVTNEHLVHPDGRTEAAGEIYGYSVITNQYYVRYGLPVMHTETNLAQGAAGDEAARWLRKEWANVLRVRNDGLPIVGFTWYSLTDQVDWDSALRENRGTVNPLGLYDLERNLRPVGQAYKDLITQWRDVLPTQSVVLSLPIFAPSQQQEPVLRGVEDSARERERRFRTAPSNTNASKGEGE, from the coding sequence ATGATCTATTTCATGTTCGCCACCGGCATCGAGAACTCGTATCCCACCATCCAGGGCGGCCGGGTCCGAATGGACGAAATGGAGAAATGCCGCCACTACGACTTCTGGAAAAAGGATTTCGAGCTCGTGCAGGAACTGGGCATCGGCTACCTACGCTACGGCCCGCCCATCCACCGGACCTGGCTGGGCCCCGACCGCTACGACTGGAGCTTCGCCGACGAGACCTACGCCGAGTTGCGTCGCCGCGACCTCACGCCCATCACTGACCTGTGCCATTTCGGGGTTCCTGATTGGATTGGGAACTTCCAGAACCCGGACTTTCCCGAGCAGTTCGCCCGCTATGCCCGCGAGTTCGCCCGGCGCTACCCCTGGGTACAGCTCTATACGCCCGTCAACGAGATGTACGTCTGCGCCCTGTTCTCAGCCAAGTACGGCTGGTGGAATGAGCAGCTCACGACCGACGCCGGCTTCGTGACAGCCCTCAAGCATATTGTCCGGGCGAACGTATTGGCGATGCGGTCCATCCTGGAAGTGCGTGCCGACGCCATCTTTATCCAGAGCGAATCCAGCGAGTATTTTCACGCAGAAAACCCGGCGGCTATCCGCCCGGCCGAGATCATGAACGAGGTGCGCTTTCTCAGCTTGGACCTCAACTACGGGCACCGGGTCTCCTCCGAGATGTACGAGTACCTGCTCGACAACGGTATGACGCGGGAGGAATACCACTTCTTTCTCGACGAGAACCTCAAGCACCACTGCATCATGGGCAACGACTACTACGTCACCAATGAGCATCTGGTGCACCCGGACGGCCGCACTGAGGCGGCAGGAGAAATCTACGGGTACTCGGTGATCACCAACCAGTACTACGTCCGCTACGGCCTGCCCGTCATGCATACCGAGACGAATCTGGCCCAGGGCGCGGCCGGCGACGAGGCGGCGCGCTGGCTGCGCAAGGAGTGGGCCAACGTGCTGCGGGTGCGCAACGATGGCCTGCCCATCGTGGGTTTCACGTGGTACTCGCTCACCGATCAGGTGGACTGGGACAGCGCCCTGCGCGAAAACCGGGGCACCGTCAACCCGCTGGGGCTCTACGACCTGGAGCGCAACCTGCGCCCCGTGGGGCAGGCGTACAAAGATCTCATTACCCAGTGGCGCGACGTGTTGCCCACCCAGAGTGTCGTGCTGTCGCTGCCGATCTTCGCGCCCAGCCAGCAGCAGGAGCCCGTGCTGCGAGGGGTGGAGGACAGCGCCCGTGAGCGCGAGCGCCGCTTCCGCACTGCCCCCTCGAACACCAACGCCTCGAAAGGAGAGGGAGAATGA
- a CDS encoding SDR family NAD(P)-dependent oxidoreductase, producing MKRFEHKTVIVTGAASGIGLAAATRFAQEGARVVIADLHGDQAQKAAEEVKAAGASGALGIACDVSKAEQVQACVAQTLASFGSLDVIVNNAGLMTFKPLAELTLDDWNRVLAVDLLGAFLFIQQGFLHMKPGGAVVNVSSIHARETEPLVAPYAAAKAALLSLTRSAAIEGKPRGLRINAVLPGAVDTPMLWDNPNVQSGVEKINPADVGQATDLAAAIAFLASDDAAFVQGTGMVVDGGRLDHL from the coding sequence ATGAAGCGTTTTGAACACAAGACCGTGATCGTCACCGGGGCGGCGAGCGGCATCGGCCTCGCCGCCGCCACCCGCTTTGCCCAGGAAGGCGCGCGTGTAGTCATTGCTGACCTGCACGGCGACCAAGCCCAGAAGGCAGCTGAGGAGGTCAAGGCGGCCGGCGCCTCTGGCGCCCTGGGGATAGCGTGCGACGTGTCCAAGGCGGAGCAGGTGCAGGCCTGCGTGGCGCAGACTCTTGCCAGCTTCGGGAGTCTTGACGTGATCGTGAACAACGCGGGCCTGATGACCTTCAAGCCCTTGGCCGAGTTGACCCTCGACGACTGGAATCGGGTGCTGGCGGTTGACCTGCTGGGCGCGTTTCTGTTCATCCAACAGGGCTTCTTGCACATGAAGCCGGGCGGCGCGGTCGTCAACGTGTCGAGTATCCACGCGCGGGAGACCGAGCCGCTGGTCGCTCCCTATGCAGCGGCCAAGGCGGCGCTATTGTCCCTGACCCGCAGCGCGGCCATCGAGGGCAAGCCGCGCGGCTTGCGGATCAATGCTGTGCTGCCGGGGGCGGTGGACACCCCCATGCTGTGGGACAACCCCAATGTGCAAAGCGGAGTCGAGAAGATCAACCCGGCCGATGTGGGCCAGGCCACAGACCTGGCGGCGGCGATCGCCTTTCTCGCCTCGGACGACGCGGCATTCGTGCAAGGCACCGGGATGGTGGTGGACGGCGGACGACTCGACCATCTCTGA
- a CDS encoding GNAT family N-acetyltransferase, with translation MPWTLRDAEEGDLSFLRLLYGSVRQDLQRLPDEMREPLLELQFQAQRRGYGAQYPQARQELIEVGGMSIGQLLTARLAADLVLVDFSLLPDWRGQGIGGAVLQTLQTRAQAASCGIRLQVARDNPALHLYARHGFATFAGDELRHAMRWDGSHESLNGTSA, from the coding sequence ATGCCCTGGACCCTGCGGGACGCGGAGGAAGGAGACCTGTCTTTCCTCCGTCTCCTGTATGGCTCGGTTCGTCAGGACCTCCAGCGCCTTCCCGATGAAATGCGGGAGCCTCTGCTTGAACTTCAGTTTCAGGCCCAGCGCCGGGGCTATGGTGCGCAGTACCCACAGGCCCGCCAGGAACTGATCGAGGTGGGTGGGATGAGCATAGGCCAGCTCCTGACGGCGAGGTTGGCGGCCGATCTGGTCCTGGTGGACTTCAGTCTCCTGCCGGACTGGCGAGGGCAGGGGATCGGTGGGGCGGTCCTCCAGACCCTCCAGACCCGTGCTCAGGCAGCCTCTTGCGGAATACGGCTTCAGGTGGCCCGGGACAATCCCGCTCTTCATCTGTATGCCCGTCATGGCTTCGCGACCTTCGCTGGTGATGAGTTGCGCCATGCTATGCGCTGGGACGGGAGCCATGAGAGCCTAAACGGCACTTCCGCCTGA
- a CDS encoding ABC transporter substrate-binding protein, translated as MPELLDTDVPSSPAQATRRGLLKTLAVLGPVFLGGGGVAAAVSAPKLAPLSVALLLPERSPYPQFAQAFERGFRQGCAAQEMTLRRYSTGPGPRQVQAAAREALASAPQVLVTLGDGLGETLTPVLAQRDVLHLNAEVGVLMARPQHRHPLTLTTSLHAWEAEWALGASLAHSGQKEVHLLFSILDSGYDLPYAFTAGLQSAGGQVTGTTLLGEMDTRAEAQRVVQGLQAENVRTVHVVASEGAPALLAALRQAGMRVSASGLGLGAGAPAGTVGALGSPVQLSGVAAQASQPSPLFALGFDTGAWLSRALEAGTPHLPLALMAAMSTQKFTGVRGPVVPDLQGHLTAALHQMGGQPGSLQRPLATHPGVIAQTQAPRSGWQNTFLHG; from the coding sequence ATGCCAGAACTGCTTGATACCGACGTGCCCTCTTCTCCCGCGCAGGCCACTCGCCGGGGTCTGCTTAAGACCCTGGCCGTCCTGGGTCCGGTATTCCTGGGTGGGGGTGGGGTGGCTGCCGCGGTATCTGCTCCGAAGCTCGCCCCGCTGAGCGTTGCCCTGCTTCTGCCTGAACGCAGTCCCTATCCCCAGTTCGCTCAGGCGTTCGAGCGAGGGTTCCGGCAGGGCTGTGCGGCGCAGGAGATGACGCTGCGCCGCTACTCCACAGGCCCAGGTCCGCGTCAGGTGCAGGCGGCGGCGCGCGAGGCGCTCGCTTCCGCGCCCCAGGTCCTGGTGACTCTGGGGGACGGTCTGGGCGAGACCCTCACACCCGTGCTGGCCCAGCGGGACGTGCTGCATCTCAACGCCGAGGTAGGCGTCCTGATGGCGCGGCCGCAGCACCGCCATCCCCTCACCCTAACGACGTCACTCCATGCCTGGGAGGCGGAATGGGCACTTGGCGCTTCTCTGGCTCACAGTGGGCAGAAGGAAGTGCACCTGCTGTTCTCTATCCTGGACAGTGGCTATGACCTGCCCTACGCCTTTACAGCTGGGCTGCAGAGCGCTGGGGGTCAGGTCACGGGAACGACGTTGCTCGGCGAGATGGATACCCGGGCCGAGGCCCAGCGAGTCGTGCAAGGCCTTCAAGCGGAGAACGTACGTACTGTTCACGTCGTGGCCAGCGAAGGCGCGCCGGCGCTGTTGGCTGCCCTCCGCCAGGCCGGCATGCGGGTGAGTGCCAGTGGTCTGGGGCTCGGTGCCGGAGCCCCCGCCGGGACGGTGGGCGCGCTGGGCAGTCCGGTACAGCTCAGCGGTGTGGCGGCTCAGGCTTCGCAGCCCTCGCCTCTGTTCGCTCTGGGATTCGATACCGGGGCTTGGTTGAGTCGTGCGCTTGAGGCCGGAACACCGCACCTTCCCCTAGCTCTGATGGCCGCCATGTCCACCCAGAAGTTCACGGGCGTCCGGGGGCCGGTCGTACCGGACCTTCAGGGCCATCTCACTGCGGCTTTGCATCAGATGGGAGGCCAACCGGGTAGCCTGCAGCGGCCGCTTGCCACTCATCCCGGGGTGATTGCCCAGACCCAGGCTCCTCGCAGCGGATGGCAGAACACGTTCCTGCATGGTTGA
- a CDS encoding phage tail protein codes for MDPFLGEIRMFTGNFAPRGWAFCDGSILNIRQYTALYALLGVAYGGNGSTTFALPDLRGRTPIHQGQAPGRSSYPLGSSGGVPSVTLVPQQLAAHVHFARAASDVGESNNPAGKVLARSSEGAAYGPAQAISPMASAAIENTGGSQPHNNLPPFQVINFIIALQGVFPPRS; via the coding sequence ATGGATCCTTTTCTTGGTGAGATTCGGATGTTTACGGGCAATTTTGCCCCTCGGGGCTGGGCATTCTGCGACGGCAGCATTCTGAACATCCGGCAGTACACAGCGCTCTATGCCCTGTTAGGCGTCGCCTATGGCGGCAATGGCAGTACCACCTTTGCCCTCCCAGACCTGCGGGGCCGGACACCCATTCATCAGGGTCAAGCACCAGGCCGCTCGAGCTACCCTCTGGGGAGTTCGGGTGGCGTCCCCTCGGTCACGTTAGTGCCTCAGCAACTGGCGGCACATGTGCACTTTGCACGTGCGGCCAGCGATGTGGGCGAAAGCAACAACCCAGCTGGGAAGGTCCTGGCCCGAAGCAGTGAGGGTGCAGCGTACGGACCTGCACAGGCGATCAGTCCAATGGCTTCGGCTGCGATCGAGAACACCGGTGGAAGTCAGCCTCACAATAATCTGCCGCCCTTCCAGGTCATTAATTTCATTATTGCCTTGCAGGGTGTTTTCCCTCCTCGGTCATAA
- a CDS encoding phage tail protein — protein sequence MSESYIGEIRMFGGNFAPEGWQFCDGRLLSISEYETLFTLLGTTYGGDGQNTFAVPDLRGRWPVHQGTLSGAPMLLGQSGGSESVTLLAQQIPAHTHAFKATASPATTKSAVGGTLAQTTGLSLYLDDTPNVSLSPNTLSPAGGSQPHENRSPYLAVNFIISLYGIYPSPA from the coding sequence ATGAGTGAGTCCTATATCGGCGAGATTCGGATGTTCGGCGGAAATTTTGCACCAGAGGGTTGGCAATTCTGCGACGGCCGTCTCTTGTCCATCAGTGAGTACGAGACGCTATTCACTCTCCTGGGCACGACGTATGGGGGAGACGGCCAGAACACGTTCGCTGTCCCGGACCTGCGGGGCCGGTGGCCGGTCCATCAGGGGACGTTGTCTGGTGCGCCTATGCTGTTGGGTCAGTCGGGCGGAAGCGAGAGCGTGACACTGCTCGCGCAACAAATCCCCGCACACACACATGCTTTCAAGGCGACGGCGTCCCCAGCAACCACCAAGAGTGCTGTGGGTGGAACGCTCGCGCAGACCACAGGATTATCCCTGTATCTCGACGATACGCCCAACGTGTCGCTGTCACCCAATACCCTTTCCCCAGCGGGGGGGAGTCAGCCGCACGAGAACCGGTCACCCTATCTGGCCGTGAATTTCATTATCTCGCTGTACGGCATCTATCCTAGTCCAGCCTGA
- a CDS encoding phage tail protein produces MDPFIGEVRLAGFGFPPKGWALCNGQLLPINQNQALFSILGTTYGGNGVTTFALPNFQTRVPLGMGAAPGGSSYPLGQTGGETAHTLTTPEMPLHSHSLTASTAAAAALGPANNLLAAPVAGDVYGTGADVSLSSTSITPAGGNQAHENMPPYLVINYIIALVGIFPSRS; encoded by the coding sequence ATGGACCCATTCATTGGTGAAGTTCGTCTAGCCGGCTTTGGATTCCCCCCCAAAGGCTGGGCGCTGTGTAACGGACAATTGCTGCCCATCAATCAGAATCAGGCGCTGTTCTCCATCCTGGGGACGACCTACGGTGGCAACGGGGTAACAACGTTCGCCCTTCCTAACTTTCAGACCCGTGTCCCGCTGGGGATGGGCGCAGCACCGGGTGGCTCGTCTTACCCTCTGGGCCAAACGGGGGGAGAGACAGCCCATACCCTGACCACGCCGGAGATGCCCCTCCACAGCCACAGCCTGACAGCCAGCACTGCGGCGGCTGCGGCTCTTGGGCCGGCGAACAATCTCCTGGCGGCGCCTGTGGCGGGGGACGTGTACGGTACGGGCGCCGACGTCTCGCTCTCTTCGACGAGCATCACACCTGCGGGAGGGAATCAGGCGCACGAGAACATGCCCCCCTACCTCGTCATCAACTACATCATCGCGCTGGTGGGTATTTTCCCTTCGAGGTCCTGA
- a CDS encoding UvrD-helicase domain-containing protein, protein MTSWPAPARDIPAFFTPQQQQFMTAVRTTRQHIFLRATAGAGKTTTLVEAAWHLPQPGVFFAYNKHAVADLQPRLPSRMRARTLHAHGVMLLRQATGRDVIPHEDKARKVALLAGERRHTYVAALAWSKAREEGLRTLDVDTAAYLTSLVEWPGSPEALIHLIPRMHEIGQRLWEQQDLADFTDFLWLPATNGYGAASLQVALVDEAQDLTPLRQAFILQLLGLPRGATPGRLIFVGDPDQSVYQHAGADKEALERLKSRANAIELPLSVSFRCPRDVVAYAQAYSTFIRPAPGAKPGTIEHLSAEEATFERGDVVLCRTNAPLIRLALQLMVQGRSVSVVGRDLEKRLGEGLRDILPATGTYLNDDVTELVRGYYHPKADPLKERIRQGDRPAKRILTELLDLSKCLRFLAWIVSRKEGNATLQQALTLLTALCREQADAEVILSTVHRAKGKEWPRVTLLYPEMMPMASGDPEEETAVQFVAVTRAQDTLRFAYGKESWATGWRVKPGGQVQPAPPSRSRENEDDTALFTGSPPGVFSSQTAPPVRQEPAPQQEGEALDFQALPSLPSVAPMAAKGTVLPGQGRTRLKLQTLPVETGSPHRSPEPAQPERTPPPSRWTRMVPKPVDTTQAPALPEDDRLWALFGGPDRLDRQDLRERLDALQEEPRPFLKHWAKTSLDLLYRSVGETVSVRREVLDQFEQAARLARLVMAPPAMTAGQLHVCVFEGGLARIRVGRVVRRHVRFLRLEVDGQELVFERHYGELLEGGTPLTPFIVTTPPSVR, encoded by the coding sequence ATGACCTCCTGGCCTGCTCCCGCTCGTGACATCCCGGCCTTCTTCACGCCACAACAGCAGCAGTTCATGACGGCGGTGCGGACCACCCGCCAGCACATCTTCCTCCGAGCGACGGCTGGGGCAGGGAAGACCACCACCCTCGTCGAGGCCGCCTGGCACCTCCCCCAACCTGGGGTCTTCTTCGCCTACAACAAGCACGCCGTCGCCGACCTCCAGCCCCGCCTGCCCTCCCGGATGCGTGCCCGCACCCTCCACGCCCACGGTGTCATGCTCCTGCGCCAGGCCACCGGGCGCGACGTCATCCCCCACGAGGACAAGGCCCGTAAGGTTGCCCTCCTCGCCGGCGAACGCCGTCATACCTACGTGGCCGCCCTCGCCTGGAGCAAAGCCCGCGAGGAAGGCCTGCGCACCCTCGACGTCGATACGGCCGCCTACCTCACCAGCCTCGTCGAGTGGCCGGGGTCTCCGGAAGCATTGATTCATCTGATCCCCCGGATGCATGAGATCGGTCAACGGCTCTGGGAGCAGCAGGACCTCGCGGACTTCACCGACTTCCTCTGGCTGCCTGCCACCAATGGCTACGGTGCTGCCAGCCTGCAGGTCGCCCTGGTGGATGAGGCCCAGGACTTGACCCCTCTCCGGCAGGCGTTCATCCTCCAGCTGCTCGGCTTACCTCGGGGGGCGACCCCTGGACGCCTGATCTTCGTAGGTGACCCGGATCAGTCTGTTTATCAGCACGCTGGGGCCGACAAAGAGGCTCTGGAACGACTCAAAAGCCGTGCGAACGCCATCGAGTTGCCCCTGTCGGTCTCCTTCCGTTGTCCCCGCGACGTGGTCGCCTACGCGCAGGCGTACAGCACGTTCATCCGCCCCGCGCCGGGCGCCAAACCCGGCACCATCGAGCACCTCAGTGCCGAGGAGGCCACCTTCGAGCGCGGCGACGTCGTGCTCTGCCGCACGAACGCCCCCCTCATCCGTCTCGCCCTCCAGCTCATGGTGCAGGGCCGCTCCGTCTCCGTCGTGGGCCGGGACCTGGAAAAGCGACTCGGTGAAGGCCTGCGGGACATCCTGCCGGCGACGGGCACCTACCTGAACGACGACGTGACCGAGCTGGTCCGCGGGTACTACCACCCCAAAGCGGACCCCCTGAAGGAGCGCATCCGGCAGGGCGACCGCCCGGCCAAGCGGATCCTCACCGAGCTCCTCGACCTCAGCAAGTGCTTGCGCTTCCTCGCCTGGATCGTGTCCCGCAAGGAAGGCAACGCAACGCTCCAGCAGGCGTTGACCCTGCTCACCGCCCTATGCCGGGAACAGGCGGACGCCGAGGTCATCCTGAGCACCGTGCACCGCGCCAAGGGCAAGGAGTGGCCGCGCGTGACCCTCCTGTACCCCGAGATGATGCCCATGGCTTCGGGCGACCCGGAAGAGGAGACGGCCGTGCAGTTCGTGGCCGTCACCCGTGCTCAGGACACGCTGCGCTTCGCGTACGGCAAGGAGTCCTGGGCCACCGGATGGCGGGTGAAGCCGGGGGGCCAGGTGCAGCCCGCGCCGCCCTCACGCAGCCGGGAGAACGAGGACGACACTGCCCTGTTCACGGGTTCACCCCCAGGGGTGTTCTCCTCCCAGACTGCCCCACCCGTGAGGCAAGAGCCGGCACCCCAGCAGGAGGGCGAGGCGCTGGACTTCCAGGCCCTGCCGTCCTTGCCTTCGGTCGCGCCCATGGCGGCCAAGGGCACGGTGCTCCCGGGTCAGGGGCGCACCCGCCTGAAGCTTCAGACCCTGCCGGTGGAGACGGGCTCGCCCCACCGTTCTCCGGAGCCTGCCCAGCCTGAGCGCACGCCTCCGCCTTCCAGGTGGACCCGGATGGTCCCCAAGCCTGTGGACACCACCCAGGCCCCAGCGCTCCCCGAGGATGATCGGCTGTGGGCCCTGTTCGGTGGCCCGGACAGGCTGGACCGTCAGGATCTCCGGGAGCGTCTCGACGCCCTGCAGGAGGAGCCCCGCCCCTTCCTGAAGCATTGGGCGAAAACCAGCTTGGACCTGCTGTACCGGAGCGTAGGGGAGACCGTATCGGTGCGGCGCGAGGTGCTCGATCAATTCGAGCAGGCCGCCCGGCTGGCCCGGCTCGTGATGGCTCCACCAGCCATGACAGCGGGCCAGCTGCACGTGTGTGTCTTCGAGGGGGGCTTGGCTCGGATTCGGGTGGGGCGGGTTGTGCGGCGGCATGTGCGCTTCCTGCGCCTGGAGGTCGACGGGCAGGAGCTCGTCTTTGAGCGGCATTACGGGGAACTGCTGGAGGGTGGGACGCCACTCACCCCATTTATCGTGACGACGCCTCCAAGCGTGAGATGA
- a CDS encoding replication initiator protein A: MRQENNVTRFGLDERNIARLNPVLALSRVHLSMTAWKKTTLLNSGAVSLTCDAGKHQVPHGVDADVIFALLTAYHLQGRPDDHTIHMSVGYLCDLVGLDRSASKYQRIQESIQRLKAVQFKTEAFWGNQNKKTWQWTNMEFGIIDYLGATEEFEDSRDISGKYSKRTSLTIRLNKELVTSIQNDYTRKIDLDFYAKLNYPLSRLLYRLLEEQRQIVGKDVYQVPVIGWGEHLGFCEVDTSIPLGPKDIPVTKTFGASRIRRALQPAHEELLAKHYLSDVVYCGYASQQQLIYTFSGESVTNPVDIDLVGKLISRGIAKEAAKKCLVSHGSEVIKRAVTIFDTRLGGGYTPKNKSGFMMDIINNPDKYANVIDESQELHKVLNDSKNIQTNSSQEKALVPVLDEKTEELSGPTEEQGKMLRGMLKKLLLSEATVTRLLDAVMASQLPLSEVATLTVYKDTALSAKVEALLARLPSSDGDH, from the coding sequence ATGCGTCAGGAGAACAACGTGACCCGCTTCGGTCTGGATGAGCGCAATATCGCGCGCCTGAATCCTGTCCTGGCCCTGAGTCGCGTTCACCTCTCGATGACCGCCTGGAAAAAAACGACCCTCCTCAATTCGGGCGCGGTCAGCCTGACCTGTGACGCTGGGAAACATCAGGTCCCGCATGGTGTGGATGCCGACGTCATTTTCGCTTTGCTGACGGCGTACCATCTCCAGGGCAGACCCGACGACCACACCATCCACATGAGTGTCGGCTACCTCTGTGACCTGGTCGGACTCGACCGGAGCGCCTCCAAGTACCAGCGAATCCAGGAAAGTATCCAGCGACTGAAAGCCGTCCAGTTCAAAACGGAAGCCTTCTGGGGCAACCAGAACAAGAAGACCTGGCAATGGACGAACATGGAGTTCGGCATCATCGATTATCTCGGCGCAACCGAGGAATTTGAAGATAGCCGCGATATTTCCGGAAAGTACAGCAAGAGAACGTCTCTGACCATCAGACTCAACAAAGAACTGGTCACGTCGATTCAAAATGATTACACCAGAAAAATAGATCTGGACTTCTATGCCAAATTGAACTACCCCCTCTCCAGACTGCTGTACAGGCTTCTGGAGGAACAGCGACAGATCGTCGGAAAAGATGTCTATCAGGTACCAGTCATAGGCTGGGGTGAGCATCTGGGGTTCTGTGAAGTCGACACTTCTATTCCTCTGGGTCCAAAGGACATTCCCGTCACGAAGACCTTTGGTGCAAGTCGAATTCGGCGTGCGCTTCAGCCCGCTCATGAGGAGCTGCTTGCAAAACACTATCTCTCCGATGTCGTCTACTGCGGCTATGCTTCCCAACAACAGCTGATTTACACCTTTTCCGGCGAGAGCGTCACCAATCCCGTAGACATCGACCTTGTCGGCAAACTTATCAGCAGGGGAATTGCCAAAGAAGCCGCCAAGAAATGTCTCGTTTCCCACGGTTCCGAAGTCATCAAGAGAGCCGTGACGATCTTCGATACTCGCCTAGGCGGTGGGTATACTCCGAAGAACAAGAGCGGCTTCATGATGGACATCATTAACAATCCTGATAAGTACGCCAATGTCATTGATGAGAGCCAGGAGCTTCATAAAGTCCTCAACGATTCGAAAAACATCCAGACGAACTCTAGCCAAGAAAAAGCGCTTGTACCCGTGCTGGATGAGAAGACAGAAGAACTGTCAGGGCCGACGGAAGAACAAGGGAAAATGCTCAGAGGGATGCTGAAGAAGCTCTTGCTGTCTGAAGCCACCGTCACCCGGTTGCTTGACGCTGTCATGGCCAGTCAGCTCCCCTTGTCTGAGGTAGCGACCCTCACCGTCTATAAGGACACCGCACTGTCTGCCAAGGTCGAAGCACTGCTCGCTCGGCTACCCAGCTCTGATGGTGACCATTGA